The genomic window TTTGGTGGGAGTTTGTGTGAAACCTCAGTCAcagaataatttatttttagtCAACTGATTAAAGTTTTTCCCTTCCTATAAGATTCTACTCATTGCCAAGCCTTTCCATTCAAAGATTTGTATATTTTGAGGGTTCCTTCTATGTGTGTGAACTGTGAATAATACAAAGCATCAATATTTGTCATTCAGCATCTCCATTACCAGCTGTTCATAGTGGTCATAGTTTTAACTTTTAAGGCACATAGGTAGCTAACAGGAACATATCTGACTTATTCTATGAGCATAAAATGAATAATATTGTCACTGTTACCTCCTTTGCTTCTTCCATAAGCTCTGGCCCTAACTTTTTCAATAGCAATACAGTCTTTGGTGGAGACTTCCACATGAGCATCTGTTGCTGGGTGGTTGGATGTGTGAAAGCCAATGAGGATTCAGTGACCTTTTCTCTGGTGCAAGAAAAGCCATCAGTACGAACTAAATACATCTCTGCTTTCCTTCTTGATTGAACTCTGACAACACCAGTTGTGGAAGCACACATATTACCCTCGACAAGATCCACATCACCATCTGAATCAATAGAACTTTTAGAATTCTTGCTCACATTTTCTCTTACAGCAGTAGATAAAACTTCCCTACTGAAGTTATTGCTAACATTAGTTCTTGAAATCTTGGGATCAACAGCAATGCTGTAACTTTTCCCACCAAGATACCCATTCCCATTCAGAATGTaagaagaagaatttttgctgCTGACAGATTTTCCAATAATATCACCAGTAACGTTATCCACATCAGTAGGTCTCCCATTTGAATTTCTGAATTTCATCCGCCCTGTTGACAGGGAATCTGTAAGGACTCCATTGCTCTGGACAGACGATTTGTGCATCTCTCCTGAGATAGCAAATACTACAAATCTTTTCTTCTGAGAATTAAGGTAAGTCTTAGGAGAAATTTCTCTACTTTTGAAAAACTGAGACATTTCTTTCTTGGAGAAAAAATTGCATGTAGGAAATTGTGCCTTGAATGGATCACAATCCACAGAGAAATTCAAGACATTTTTTGCCTCAACATCTTCAGTTTTCTCATGGTGAGCTACAGTATTATGTGCAGAGGCAAGCCTGGAAGCATCCTCTCCATTCTCGTTGTTATTTTGCACAGCCGCAATGCCCTTTTCTCTGTTTGTTCCATGAAAGCTACAAGTTGTATCTGAGTCAGACTGTGAATCAGTTTTATCTTCTACAAGAAAACCGCCGTTTAAATTTAATGGGACAAAACTCTGCATGCTTTGATACTCCTCACCCTTGCCATATTTCAATGATTTTCCATTAAGATCAAGTGATTGATTTGGAACAAGTTGCATTGAGGGTCGTGTAATGTACTGCCTCCATCTTGAAACCATGGCAGATGTTCTATTAACTCCTTCCTGACTATGGAGATAAATTGGCCTTCTGTTGGGATCCGAAACCAATGAAGCAAACAACTCAACCCATTGCATTGAAGGTGCAGTTCCAACTTCAACTGGCAAATTTACCACTTCTATCTTTCCGTATGAAACAGCTTGATCAATAGCTGACTGGTAATATTCATCTTTGACAGCCTCCTCCCTGAGATCTACAATAGTTTTATATCCTCTATCCAGTAACCAGGCCAGACCTTCATCGTTTACTTGACCTCCCCTCCAGAATGCTACTTCGGAGTCTTCCAGCATTGCATATTGTTTTGTAGAGGAAAAGTAGACTGGACTCCAATTTGCAAATATTGTTGGACATGGACAGCCATCCTCACGTGAAAATCCAGCATCATAGCAGACATTCTTCAACCTCTGCAATCGCCTCCAAATGATAATGCTGCGGTTGTCTGAGGGCGTCAAATAGTTTGCAAGTGCAACTTGCAGACTCTCACAGCACCTCTTCATCTCACCTCTAAAAATAGCTAGTGGAGGAAGCTTACCATCTAAAATATTTACATCAGCAGTCTGAAATGAATTCATGAAAGAAGACCTTCCAGAAAGGACATCTTCTCTGCCCTTGTTTAGGAGTGCTAACATGCAGCCAAGTATTGCAACCACCTTCTCTTCCAATAATGACATATCCTCAGAAGGGGTATCATAGGTAACAGTACATTCTCCAGTCTCTGGGTTGCAAAGAGTATCCATTATAGCAGTATGAAGTTGCTCTGCAGCCCTAAAGATCCTACAATACGCCTCAACTTCTGCAATATCACCAGGAACAGGACCAACCCATAACAGTTGAGACATATCCTTAGTCTGGAAGGTCTACAAAATAAAACATGACCATAAAACAGGTGTCAAAATAAGCACGATTTCATCATATTTCCATTTTATCCACTTAGTAATGCTCTGTTCGAACTTAGCACAATTTTGACTAAGGTTTTAACTTCTAGTGGGATGGCCAGGTGCCCCACCATCCCGTGTCGAGATGGCACCACCGGAAGTGTAAGACAGGGCACCATCTGGAGTGTTAAGATGGGACATGTCATGAAATAGACCTGGACAGGATGAGACATCAACCCTCCTGAGTGTCGATATGTGGCACATCACATTCCATAGAAAAATCAGGATAGTCCCATGCCATGGTATTTAAAACCTTAACTTTAACAATTTCAAGGGAGGGTGAGAGATTGTTTGAATGTTTGCAAAATTAAGAGAAGATAGTTGGAGATAGAGCTGCAGTGGATGCACCCAGCGAGAATGAGATTTCTAGTGAAGTATGTGATTGATAAGAATCAAAGACAAGGTCCTACCTAATATTTCAGAAGTATTTAAGACTCCTATCCAATTAGCTTGCTGCCTTTACATCGAAGACTGTTCACAGACTAAACTGTACGATATGGATTAAAAACCAAAATTTAACCCACCAGTTTCTTCTCAATTTTGGTGCTTTTATGATGGATAGGCAAGTGCAAGACAACTGTGTTAAAGAACCCAAGATGCAACATGTAAATTATACAATGAAATTCAAAGAAAGCTCGTTAAAGGATTCTTAAAGGGGACAAGTGCAGTTAACATGCCTTCTACCATTGTTATAAGCCATCTGAACAGCCAGTCTAATATCAGTAGTCAAGTGAACAATTCGAAGcacatattaaaattaataaatgatcGCCTGTTCAGTCACCGCCCACGTCATTGATCCTAGATGGCACTCAGAGATTGGTGAGTACATGGCTGGTGAGTGGTGTCAGGAAGGATCCTAGATACTGTTCCACCAATCACCAACTGCCATGCTGGATCAGTGAAGTGAATGGTGACTGGACAGGTGGACTTGAGCGTTTTTCTTAAGAATCGTTGAACCAACACACCAAAAACTTAACAAATGAAAATATATCTGGGAATCGATCCTTCAGCGAAAACATGTTGATCAAGAAAAATCTCCAAGAAGCCGCCACCTTTTCTAATTTCACCTTCATCCCATTAGCACCAAAATGTGCTCAGAATGGATGGATCAAAAGCACAATCTACAGGCGTTGGTAATTACACTTGTAATCATAGTAGCACAATATATAGGCGTGGGTAATTGCACTTGTAATCACGGTAGTCCACAAGATGAGTTCTTTTCGATGAAAAATTCCATAAACCAAGAAACACTTCGGGTTCTGAAATCAGTTTGGGACAAATAAGATATAAAACTAAAAGAATAATCAAGATTAGATAAATGCTTTGCCTAACAATTCAAGAAAAGAAACGAGATACAAACTTCTCCTTGCACCTTGTATTCAAGAAAACAAAATTGGACAGAAACCCATTTCGAGATAGATAAGAGAACGAACGTGAGAATCTAAACCGATCCGAGAGGAGAAGAAATcggagagcccggctcccgcaacaACAACAGACCTCCGCGCCTCCCCATCCACCGCTCCCCGCCCCGCTCTCCTCCACCGCCACCTTCCCTTCAACACAAGAAAACCCTCGACACCTCCGCCGCCGCGGCTGCCGCACCGGCTCCTTTCGCCGGGAAGAATCGCAAGCTTCAGGGGGCCGCGGCCCCCGCAGGCCGCCAGCATCGGATCCCAAATCCGATCCAAACCAATGAGAGATCAGTCCGAATCCAAGATCACTGCAATCACCGAGAAGAAGtaccagaagaagaagaaaatcttTGGGACTGCGGAGAGGAAAGAAGAGGGGTGGAGTTTTCTTTGCGTTTTCTTCTTCGTGGATTGATTAATTGGGAGGGAAGTTCGGCGCCGGGACACCATCGTTTCCATCCACAAATATTTCGTTGAGATTGTGTTCTGGTTGCGGGTAGATGGCGACTCACGCCTATTAAGAGAGCTCTCCCAGCTTGGAATCGCTTGCGACTCGTGAGGATAATGCGCCGCGCTCTCTATCCTCCTAATTTTATCCGCCCAGGCTGGAGCAGCGCGTCCCAATCGAGAAATTATTCCCTGCACGGCGTCACAACCGCTCGTGTTTGCATTCAGATGCGCGCCCATAAAGCTTTGTAGGAACGAGCGGTTGTGGTTGATGGGATGCGAAATAATGTCTCGTCCCAGTCGCTGTTGGGTTCGTTGTTCGGGGGAAGAGAATAACCTGGTGCGTATGGATAGATGAACTAAGGCTGCGCCGGTAGCTGacaatttattaaaattattgataatttaatatgataatttaaattattatatttgatatattttttagatgATAATGTAGATTATTTTGACAATTCAGATTGTCTCATGGAAGATAATCTGAATTATCTTGAAGAGAGATGACTATCCAAATTATTATTTttcgataatattataataaaaatttggaataaaattattcttcaaaaaaatcatacaaaatctaTTGTTCAATCTTTTCTCTTCCTCGACTTCTCCATCTCTCTTTGTCTGCCCACAACTCCTCCATCTTTCTTCTCCACTGCTCTCTGTAGCTCTTCCACATCCATCCCCATCATCTCCATGACTCCACATGCATCCACCCCTCTTCAACCCCCACTGTCTGCGGTTCCTCACACCTCTCAGCCCATAATTTATCTACACCACCACTATATCCACATCACtcctattatttttcatcaaaaaaaaaaagaataaaattattaaagatattttaaaatttaatttcatattatcgataatctaattatcatatcaaatatgtcaatcaaaatttttaataattttattataatattatctatatatatgaaatatggtaatcaatattattaataatttaatgataatattttattttaaaaataatttatatcactTTTCAAGATTATTTGATGATGtatcaaatataatttaaaaaaatatacgaaTGATACGGCCAGCATGATCGTATACGAGAAATTATCATATATATTCTACAATATTCGGCAAAAAAATATGCACATCATCATTATTGAAAAAAAGATACTTTAATACAAGCTTAATTTAAAAGTTTTGggggtaaaaaaatttattttaagcatcagttgacaatttttttttagttggaacgaaaaaatttatgtttttgaattgacataattattttttattgaatggTATAAGACATTTGCGGTAGAACGATTCTGATGAATAATTTTTCGAACGGATGCATGTGAATGGCCTATGCGCAATCAATCACGTGCTACCATGTCAATGTGTGGTGTCGTTTGCACGCCCATAATTATGTAACACTTAAAAAATGATATATGGGCATTCCTTATCCATTGAAATGACAGCACTGCATGTTTATCTAGTTATTACAGGACTTCTAGTCTGATGTGACAAGTGGCTGGTTTATATCAAGCTGTGGTGACTCATTCACCTCCAAATGTAATGGTCCAGACGCAACCTATGAGAAGGTTGTTTCAAGTGTGTTAAAATCAAACCTGCAGGCTCATCTAGACTTTTTATAGAGGACAATTCCGATTGCCTTTGGGTTTACCTATTCCTGACTTCCTGAGTGAGGTGAGGATGATATTGAGATCTGACAGTATCACCACCCTTTGAGCATGAATATAGAAACCAGGTTTTTATTTTGCTTCGTGAGGCAAACCAATCGAGCAGACCATCTAGGGATGTAGGTTCATATTGTCATGACATTTGCACATATGATTAGAAACAATTTTTACTCTCGGTAAAGTAATGATGCATATTATGGTGGCACGTTCAATTTACAAGGCTAGATAAATTTTTACTTGTGACCAATTGACAAGGCTAAACGATGGAATAAGAATGATCGAGGAACTTAAGAAGTACAACCAGCAAGGCATCCTCATGATTCTTACCATTTGGACGAGTGATTTGCATATACAACCAGCATAAGCATAAGCATAATAACAAAGGCAGACTGGCATCAAAGACTTTAAATTCATAGTACATTTTCCACTTTGCCATCCTAACAAGTCAGATATAACTGCTTGGAAACAAGGACATCTCACTGCCTCACCCTCATGGGAAGAAACAATCTACAAGGTGCTCATAACATTTTTCATGTCTTGTATGCGTGTCCAGGATCTGGATCGGCAACAACTGCTTAACCAACACAAAAGATGAAAAACTAACATCAATGAACGATCTTGGTTACCAAGACGCATACAAAACGACCAGAGATACTATCATTCTTGCTCAACTTAAAGTCCATTTCTGCTCAAGCATAAACAGGAGGATGTATCTCTGAGCCCCATGAGTACAAGTCGAAGGCGGTATTGTTTTTGTCCATCAAGAGGCCAATTCTATAGACCTTGGGGAGATGGAAAGCTTGTCAACTTAAGATTTACATTGATCTGCATTACTTACTACCACAGGCACACTAAAATTCATTTCCTCTGTCTTGAGTAAGAGTCATGCTTTGAGATCTAACTCTATCAATTATCTTTTGCCGGCCCGACAAATCTTCTTCATACCCAACCACCTAAGCCACAAAGACAAATTTGTGAAAAATGGATTTCTTCATCTTACCGAATGAGCAGTAGCATTCAAAGATTGATTACAGACCTGAGACTCTGTCTGCGTCTCACTGAAAGCATCATAAGCACCAGTATTTCCATCATGAACAGTAGTGTTAGGAACAGTATCCTGTTTCTGGGGCCTAAGAAAACAATCTCACAGTTAGGCAACAAAAAGGTTGTCATGGATCAAAGGATTGAGCACCCACATAGGGCTTTTTCTTTTGTGTGCGCGCATGCTTGCATGTGAGAGTGAATGTAAATGCAACGTTAGATGGTCTTTTATGACCCTAACATGTTAGATTCTATGATTTGACACCTAAATCATTAGGTTAAAGATATTGAGAAGAAATGATCCAAGTATCTATGAACACAAATATGTTTCCTGCACCATGGAAAGATGAAACAacattttcaagaaaaaattctgaAAAGAAAATCTCCATATGAAGCAGAGAAACAAGCATCTTAAAAAATCATGGAATAATGTTTAGGCTGCATTCATATTACACTAATTTTGCTCTACTTGAaggaaataatttttagcaaccaTTCATCGTTAGTTCCACGGCATTGAGGATAAGAATACACGCAGAAGTGTAGAAGAGAAGCAATGCGTGCCCTTTTAGCAAGAAAGCATTAAGAAGCaatttatagaaagattaattagattATTTCTTTCATGTTACAGGATGCGGTTGCAGAGGTAACTTGAGTGGGAATATTGTGAACAGAAGGGTTGTAGAAACCAAAAGGTAATGCGAACAGGAATAAATGGCAGATAAGATGGTATCACAACTTCAATCAGTAATTCTTCGTTGATATTGGGAAATAAAAGAGAAACCCACAATAGTTTATTACAGAATTCTAGTTATATGCATTACAAAACACCATGAATCAGATTCCAAAAATAAAGCAATATGCAGCCGCACATCTACATGTCACACTGACAAACAATTTCAAAAATAAAGCACACTGACAATGAATCCTAATAGCTGCATCTTTTACTGGAAGAGATTTCTCATTCAGGAAAAAGACTAAAATATTGATATCATAAtcacatcaattttttttctttgcgcACTGGGAAATTCTGGTATCTTACACCAAGAACTGTGTTCAAAACTTCTACTAAGTTCTTCTCTTGTGCAATTTTTATGGTTCTAAATAAAATCAGAGGGATTTTTTGCTCAAGTTGCAAAATAGAATAGTCACAACCTTCTGACACTTCATATGCTTTCAGCATACATCAGGGAAGTACAGTCTTTTACATCAAAAGATATGCCCAAAACCTTTAATAGTTCCTTCTTTTATGTAACTGGTTGTGACTATATTGAAAACTGGAGGCTATGCTGCACAGAAAGCCAGTTTGCATAGAGTTCACTAATGTGCATAAATatatctctctcctctctctctctgtgtttgTATGCACGGGCACACACAcacagtgtgtgtgtgtgtgtgtgcatgggcACATACGTGTGTGCGTGCATGCGCAGGCGCACGTGTGTGTGCATGCATGCGCGGCGTGCAGTATGTGCACATGCATGTGTGTGCACAAAAGCACATGCATGCATGTCCAAGGGAATGCATATGCACATGTTTGTGCATGTGAGTGCACACATTTGCAGCCACATAAATGGGATTCTTAAGTCAAGATAACATATCCTTGCCTCCTACAGGTTAATCACTATATACTGCATCCAAGTGTTGTATTGTGCAAAATGTTTAACAGTTGCTGGTTTGAGCCATAAACTTGCAGTATTTTCGGGGAATCATATTTCTGCACTGCAAAAAGTTTTAAGCTTGCTGTATAACCAAAACAACACAATGAACACATGATATAATTTTGTCCAAAAGATGAATGTGTTGCAGCCTACCTGCTTAACCAATGCCGTGAAATCCCAAAGGTTGAGTGAGAATTTTCATTATCTTGACCAAGGATAGTATGATCATGTGAGTATATCTGGAGCTGGCTGTTAAAGAACTACATATGCATCTACCAGTATAATTAGTGATACACAAAGAAATGCATATCAAAATTAAGGATACACTTCGATCACACCCAGACCTTCCAGGTGACCTCATGTCTTGGATCTTGCATATAGAGAGGCAAAAAcaaaaaagcaaaaataaaaataaagtcatAGAGCATGATTACGAACAACAAAAAGTATATTGGATCAGTACCTTAGCGATTGGGCTAGTAGGTCCTCTATGGCATCTGCCACGTCAGGAACAGCATGAGAACCAACCATTAGATTTTCTGGTACTTTGTGTTTCTTGGATGCATCAATACTACTAGTACATTCTGACAACCTGGACCTTTTGCCAAAAGTACTCAAATGTTCTGGTTCTTCACAGAGGCTGTCATTCATAATGCCTGTTCAATCCAAATAGTCTTATGGTAATGCAATCAAAGAAAAAGACTTGATCTTACTGACACAGAGACAATTACCAGAATTTGCTTCGAGTTATCCACTGCCCCTTGGGACTCGCTAAGCAACTGAGATGGAACAACTCCAGAAACCATACAAGCTGCCTGTGTTGGATATTGACTGATTGTGCATAGACCTGCTTCCCTGTCCTGAGAGGTAGCTGGTTTGGGTAGAAATGGATCTAAAGCAACTATCGTATCCTGAAAATCATTTGGAAAGACTGAATAGACCTGCTTGATAAGGTTTCAGTCTGAAGGCTGCATCACCAAAGAGTGCAGAATATACCTGTTTAATACATTCAGTGATCCAATCAGCGGTAACTGATTGAATCCCCCAATTACAGGCAGCTCATACTTTGGACCACTGGTAAACTTACATAACAAATGGGTTACTTTTTTGGTCAGCTTTTCTGTAAATTTAGCTCCTAAAGTAAAGCATAGATTTCTCAGTAATAGCCTGTCTTTCGCTTCATACTGCGAGATGCAGAATCGGAGGCTTTCAAACCCAGGCAGCGGAATGTGGCAGCGCAGTGGAGAGTAGATAATGTGGCCCCCAACATCTTGTAAGCAGCCTCCTGTTCAAAATGAGTACAGAAACCAGAAGCATTTGTAGATTGATAGTGTGCAAAAGAATGGGTATATGATTTCAAGAATAAAAGGAATTGTAAATCTAGCCAAATAATGTTATGTAAAATGTATATACAGTGAGTGAGTTTGTGATGCGCGTGcacgcatgagagagagagagaggagagcgtTAGTCATCTCATATATGAAAAACATACATATCATAAGAATAATGGATATTTGTTGTATGTATGTAGGTAGCATGTGCAGCCACATCCACACATGAAGACATGCATATCACACAAGAGATGTCGCCAATATCATGATAAGCATAccacgagagagagagaaagaatagTTGATATATGCAAGCACGTATTCCATTCTATACTTCATCAGCATACTCTATCAGTAACAATTTTCTATTGCATTTTCTACAGCATAAAACAATCCAAATAGCCATACCCAACAACAGGCATTCTTTGAAGAAAAGAGGGTAAGATGGGTGCCATATAACAAGTTGAAACTCATAAGACCCTACAAGATTAATTTGTGGAAGAACAACAGCAAAGAGGGTAATTTGGTAGAACTTGCTAATTGACATAATTGCTCCACACATGTAATGTCAGCATTCACAATGATTTAGGTGAGGATGAGTTAACATTGGTGACATCTTGCATTCTTGTTATGCAAGCAATCTATACTTttctaaaagaggatttatttTGTCCGGCTTTCAACAAATATATTTGGGTGTCCAAAATACAGTTTCTGGTGGTGAACAAAATCCTTGAATTCTAACAGTTGTGATTGGAGGCCAGTTAGCAAAAGTCACTTTTTGGCTTAGTAACAAGTGGCACCTACCAAGTGTATCAGACCTTGCTGAACCAGCAGGGTTGATGCAGGCCAATGATACCCTACATATCACAAGGTATCACAGCATAGAACAAATAGATGCCCAGTGCTTGCACCAACCCACACAGCATGGCATGTTCAACACGGATTGGCGCAGACGGTCATTTGCATCATTGCTAACCTCAAATGCTTCCATAATCTACTCAATCAGAATCAAAATTTGATGTTACTCTATGGTCATCAGCATTAATCCTGTGATCATGTCTCATGCTGTGGGAACAAGGTTATGTTATTAAGGAACTGGAGTTGCGATGTCCTATTGTCAAATTGTAGCCTTACGAATGGGAATGAGTAAACTCTTTAATCACGAACACTAGCATGTCTTCTGCAACGGACTCTTAGACTGGTTTAAGAAGCCAATGATAACAGTTTGAATGGGTTGAGCAAATAGAATGCACCAAGTTCAGGTAGCAATGAACTGAGGCATCAGATACATGGAATTCCACAATCTGATATCTGTAGTTACCAAACTTCTGTGATCCAAATCCACCATTCAAGAAACAAAATAAACAAGTTTCAGACATCATATTCACTAAGCACACGTTGGCTAACTCAGAAAACCTCGGGATCAATCTTGATAACATTTCAGCATTTCATAAACATCACCAAAACAAATTCAGACCTTCCAATATGAGCAGCAAATAGGTAAATTTCAACATATTGCATCCAGAGGAAATAAAAAGTGAAGTTAAATGATAGGAATCCCAGCCAAATCAACATTTCACATACCTCTAAACAGCAGCGTATCCAGTGAGTGGAAACAACAGTAGACTCAGAACATCTGGAGGAATCTGCAATACACCATGGCGCTCAATGATGAAATGCACCTTCATCCTATGTTGATTATCAACTATTACACCTCCTCCTTGCTTGATCCACTCAATAATCTGAGCCCTCTGATCAAAACAATGGAAAACAACTGAATTTAGAAGATGAAATTAAAGAAGAGTATCCACTTCAATATCAAGATGTTGAAGGCAGAAGAAAATGACGCAAGCTGGAGCATTATAATGTGTAGTTGTTCAATTCAACTGTTCACATAGACAAGCATATGAAGCCATGGCATATAGAACTTCATGACATAATAAATACTCTACAGGACAAGTGTAAATTTCACGCCAACTTATCCCACTGATCCAGCTGTCAATTTCTGTCATAAAGAATAGGCAGAATATGGAGTTCTAATTTTCTCTATAATAAGCTACTAATAAGTAGTCAGAAGTGCCATTATAATGAAGATGCTgtcaggaaggaaaagaaaatactGACTAACCCGATCTTGTGGAAACAAGGTTGAAAAACAGAATGTTCTTCCCCTGAAAATATTTGAAGCTTTGACATTTTGAACGTCCATAGTTCCAGAACTAGATCTGCACCTATCCTTATTCACACTGTTTGATGCATGGAAATGATTTGATTGTCCAGATTTAGTAGCTAATTCCACTAGCTGCTACCACCTAAACCATTTTCGGTcatgtcttttcctttttttcttcctaATAACAATTCTGCTTCAAAATTCTTATCCTCTGAGACATGAACCACCGGCACATGAGGAACGCTAACAAAGCTTTTCACCTTCTTGATACCACAAGCATCTGTAGATGGCTCCACACGAATGCATGTAGAATCTATGAATTCAGGAACACCAAATCAAGGGGGAAATCAAGCTGACATTTGAGATCAGTAAGAGTAGCAAACAGATCAAAAAGATCTACATATTTTAAAATGACTGAAGCAGCATAGATACAGCATTGTTGATATTTTTTTGTCAATAAAACATGAAAAACAGATGTAGAACTTAAAACAACAGCAGGAAAAAATAATACCTTTTGGAAAAAGAAGCTCAGTTGCAATATGCCTGGGGGATACAGGAAGTTCTTTCTTTGCCCGATCACATTCTTCCAGCCAGGCCGACTTTACCATATTGATGACACCCCAAGCTGCTAAGCGCCGTACCTCTTTCTTTTCACTACAAAAAGATCAAACAGTCTATGAGTTCGATTGTAGGtgcactagctcctagatctgcAAATTAAATATGGAACCTAAATGATAGAAAAATTGTTCATTTTCCAAAAAATCTAATGGCCCACATAGAGAAACTTACACCTCTGATGGTGCACCTATTATAATGTGTGTCACTTTTCACTCAATAACATATGTCGAGATCCCCCGCCTTTACGTGTCATAGCGACTAGTTTAGACAGTTCCCTTTCCTCAAAACCCACTAGAAAAATTCTGCAATCTGACAAATAAAGGTCATTATCTTCTGTTTCAGAGTCCTCAGCAATATGAGCTTCAAATTTTGCTTCATCCTTCGTCTCTAAGGCAGTAGAATCAGTGCCCTCATTGTTGACCTTAGTAGCATCCGA from Elaeis guineensis isolate ETL-2024a chromosome 9, EG11, whole genome shotgun sequence includes these protein-coding regions:
- the LOC105051794 gene encoding LOW QUALITY PROTEIN: uncharacterized protein (The sequence of the model RefSeq protein was modified relative to this genomic sequence to represent the inferred CDS: inserted 4 bases in 4 codons); the protein is MASSAMRKGTFSGANVFLSRSLVAPEVFDALHDALRLNGAQVFLCCDPSRSSPNDYHVISSPDHEKFEDLRVKGCNLLGPQCILSCAKECRILPKQGYTCCLAMDGVKVLASGFEKEEKVKIEQLVTAMGGALHSKASLDINFVIVKNVLAAKYKWAFNVLKKPIVNMSWLTQCWTEHRIVPQEPYRILPFTGLNICVTRIPADERKDMEKLIVQNGGHYSADLTKKCSHLVSDAPVGDKYMVARRWGHIHIVTRRWVDQSIARKSCLDEGLYPVHGNSVSHNEVKGSQKEQKYQDHSTATSQPIPPTMIEDLEATLSQNISSSFSDATKVNNEGTDSTALETKDEAKFEAHIAEDSETEDNDLYLSDCRIFLVGFEERELSKLVAMTRKGGGSRHMLLSEKXTHIIIGAPSEVEKKEVRRLAAWGVINMVKSAWLEECDRAKKELPVSPRHIATELLFPKDSTCIRVEPSTDACGIKKVKSFVSVPHVPVVHVSEDKNFEAELLLGRKKGKDMTENGLGGSSXVELATKSGQSNHFHASNSVNKDRCRSSSGTMDVQNVKASNIFRGRTFCFSTLFPQDRRAQIIEWIKQGGGVIVDNQHRMKVHFIIERHGVLQIPPDVXESTVVSTHWIRCCLEVCCLQDVGGHIIYSPLRCHIPLPGFESLRFCISQYEAKDRLLLRNLCFTLGAKFTEKLTKKVTHLLCKFTSGPKYEXACNWGIQSVTADWITECIKQDTIVALDPFLPKPATSQDREAGLCTISQYPTQAACMVSGVVPSQLLSESQGAVDNSKQRTGIMNDSLCEEPEHLSTFGKRSRLSECTSSIDASKKHKVPENLMVGSHAVPDVADAIEDLLAQSCKIQDMRSPGRSGCDRSIYSHDHTILGQDNENSHSTFGISRHWLSRPQKQDTVPNTTVHDGNTGAYDAFSETQTESQVVGYEEDLSGRQKIIDRVRSQSMTLTQDRGNEF